In Numidum massiliense, a single genomic region encodes these proteins:
- a CDS encoding gamma-glutamyltransferase family protein translates to MKRRGAQIVRVVIVISLLFTLPLTGATSVPFTRVASDDLFLVSQARQAKSKSRFNWPTKQRPTATGTGGAVASEHPAASQAALDILKRGGNAVDAAIAAAAVQGVTRPYSGGIGGGGMMLIYLAKEKRFVAIDHREMAPRSFGAHSFLNAKGNVLPANVRQSSGAAAGVPGAVMAWEEALTAYGTMSMRQVLRPAIAVAEKGFAVDDNYVRETTENAPRFRMFSSSRKLFLTHKGRVPKSGTTVRNRDLARTYRLIAKHGSSAFYEGEIAEAIVDTVNRPPTVSKRPFPVKAGDMSLADLANYETMTTDPIKVSYRGYDVYGMPPPSSGSTTIGEALNILERYNLSKMPRDKAWHYYIEASRHAFADRNKYLGDPTLVDIPLSGLLSKGYAAERRQKIGRRASKGIIRPGNPWPYVKPARWPTPEMDEDEHLFFRHYAAAHAVSMPLAGTVSTLFAASRGTDSVLSAGGQTGGQIATTPFACIRGEDRWDMARDSTGSEERNDLTLRHIGSEDTSLGTAGYMLTANRGGYNPDKQSTIHLSVADKDGNIVSYTSTIVTIGGNGIVVPGYGFLLNNALSAHVPLNRKQGEPNAPEPGMRPLSSMSPTIVMKDGQPVLTVGAPGSGTIITTVLQIVISYLDFEMSLPQAVAAPRVSQMNISTDSTTVEPAFTKDKTYRKLKKRGHKFSVSTLKQGIGAATAIAFSPSGLVQAVAEPVRRGGGSAMVEHPIKTLKTDSKKKKKKKGNTSANKGKKGKEKQRKSER, encoded by the coding sequence TTGAAACGTCGAGGCGCACAAATTGTGCGCGTTGTGATTGTTATATCGTTACTATTTACACTCCCGTTAACGGGAGCTACGTCAGTGCCGTTCACAAGAGTGGCGTCTGACGACCTCTTTTTAGTCAGTCAAGCTCGCCAAGCCAAAAGCAAGTCGCGTTTCAACTGGCCCACAAAACAGCGGCCAACCGCTACCGGAACCGGTGGCGCCGTCGCCTCGGAACACCCTGCAGCCTCGCAAGCTGCGCTAGACATTCTTAAACGAGGCGGAAACGCCGTCGATGCGGCCATTGCCGCAGCTGCCGTGCAAGGTGTTACTCGCCCTTACTCGGGGGGAATCGGCGGCGGTGGCATGATGCTCATCTATTTGGCTAAAGAAAAGCGGTTCGTCGCCATCGATCACCGCGAGATGGCTCCCCGCTCCTTCGGCGCGCACAGCTTCCTCAATGCGAAAGGGAACGTCCTTCCGGCCAACGTCAGGCAGAGTAGTGGCGCTGCAGCCGGTGTTCCCGGCGCAGTAATGGCGTGGGAAGAGGCGCTAACGGCGTACGGAACGATGTCAATGCGGCAAGTGCTCAGACCTGCTATTGCCGTCGCTGAAAAAGGGTTTGCCGTCGACGACAATTACGTGCGGGAAACGACGGAAAACGCTCCTCGCTTCCGCATGTTTTCCTCTAGTCGCAAACTGTTTCTGACGCACAAAGGAAGAGTGCCTAAAAGCGGGACAACGGTACGGAACCGCGACTTGGCGCGCACGTACCGCCTCATCGCCAAACACGGTAGCAGCGCGTTTTACGAAGGGGAAATTGCAGAGGCGATCGTCGATACTGTCAACCGACCGCCAACAGTCTCTAAACGTCCGTTCCCTGTCAAAGCGGGCGACATGTCACTGGCCGATTTGGCGAATTACGAAACGATGACGACTGACCCGATCAAAGTGTCCTACCGCGGCTACGACGTGTACGGCATGCCGCCGCCGTCGAGCGGCAGCACGACGATCGGCGAAGCGTTGAACATTTTGGAGCGGTATAACCTCTCTAAAATGCCGCGCGACAAAGCTTGGCACTACTACATCGAAGCTTCCCGCCACGCGTTTGCCGACCGCAACAAATACCTCGGCGACCCGACTCTCGTCGACATCCCACTCAGCGGCCTACTGTCCAAAGGTTATGCCGCGGAGAGACGGCAAAAAATTGGGCGCCGTGCCTCGAAAGGTATCATTCGTCCCGGCAACCCGTGGCCATATGTAAAACCGGCGCGCTGGCCCACACCAGAAATGGACGAAGACGAACATTTGTTTTTCCGCCACTACGCGGCAGCTCACGCAGTTTCCATGCCACTTGCAGGTACCGTATCCACCCTGTTCGCCGCGAGTAGAGGGACGGACAGTGTACTAAGTGCAGGGGGTCAAACAGGTGGACAAATAGCCACCACGCCGTTCGCGTGCATCCGCGGCGAGGATCGATGGGATATGGCACGCGATAGCACGGGCAGCGAGGAACGAAACGACCTGACACTTCGTCACATCGGCAGCGAGGACACCTCTCTCGGCACAGCCGGTTACATGCTCACCGCGAATCGAGGTGGCTACAATCCAGACAAGCAGTCGACGATCCATCTGTCTGTAGCCGACAAAGACGGCAACATCGTCAGTTACACGTCGACAATCGTCACGATCGGCGGCAACGGCATTGTCGTCCCCGGCTACGGCTTCCTGCTCAACAACGCCTTGTCGGCCCACGTGCCACTAAACCGAAAACAAGGGGAGCCGAACGCACCTGAACCGGGGATGCGCCCACTCAGTAGCATGTCGCCGACGATTGTCATGAAAGACGGGCAACCGGTGTTAACCGTCGGTGCACCAGGCAGCGGGACAATCATTACGACCGTTTTGCAAATCGTCATCAGTTATCTCGACTTTGAAATGAGTTTACCGCAAGCAGTCGCTGCCCCCCGCGTATCGCAAATGAATATTTCTACGGACAGTACAACCGTCGAACCAGCGTTTACGAAGGACAAAACTTACCGTAAACTAAAGAAACGCGGGCACAAATTTTCCGTCTCGACATTAAAGCAAGGGATTGGCGCAGCGACGGCCATCGCCTTTTCCCCGAGCGGCCTCGTCCAAGCAGTGGCTGAACCGGTACGCCGCGGCGGTGGTAGCGCGATGGTCGAGCACCCGATTAAAACGTTAAAAACGGACTCAAAAAAGAAGAAAAAGAAGAAGGGCAACACGTCGGCAAATAAGGGAAAAAAGGGAAAGGAAAAGCAACGGAAATCCGAAAGATAA
- a CDS encoding LysR family transcriptional regulator produces MNYLALRYFLELAKHLNFSIASQKLHISQPGLSQQISALEKELGFKLLHRTTRKVSLTEAGEYLYKKLNHSFANIEETMREITRNSAVPHTVLKIATVPSAASVYLPKLLNALHRDFPGTEFYLQETTSNEAVELLKEQHCHIAFIRTPVDLTLLATHDLKTIELMRYRLQLVVAANHRLASKKTVNLSELKNEHFIHYDPRRSPALYFLLERACVTAGFIPNTLCVGPEILTMANLIAYGLGVTIMPQDMVTLLEPKKVVAIDIANEQLESSISAVWHGASYFPPAMHGLLQMLNDTDDSTPMTADNT; encoded by the coding sequence ATGAACTACTTAGCACTTCGCTACTTTTTGGAGCTGGCAAAACACCTTAACTTCAGTATTGCCTCACAAAAGTTGCATATCTCGCAACCCGGTCTAAGCCAACAGATTAGCGCGCTAGAAAAGGAACTTGGGTTTAAGTTACTCCATCGCACGACGCGCAAAGTTTCGCTAACGGAGGCAGGGGAATATTTATACAAAAAACTTAACCATTCTTTTGCTAATATTGAAGAGACGATGCGCGAGATTACGCGGAACAGTGCCGTTCCCCACACCGTTTTAAAAATAGCGACTGTCCCGTCTGCGGCAAGTGTTTACTTGCCAAAACTACTCAATGCGCTGCACCGGGACTTCCCGGGTACAGAGTTTTATTTGCAAGAGACGACATCCAATGAAGCCGTCGAACTGCTCAAGGAACAGCACTGCCACATCGCCTTCATCCGCACGCCCGTCGATTTAACGCTGCTAGCGACTCACGATTTGAAAACGATCGAGCTTATGAGGTACCGGCTACAACTTGTCGTAGCTGCTAACCATCGCCTAGCTAGCAAAAAAACAGTCAATTTGTCCGAACTGAAAAACGAACACTTCATTCACTACGACCCGCGCCGATCGCCGGCACTGTACTTTTTGTTAGAGCGGGCGTGTGTGACGGCCGGCTTTATCCCGAATACGCTGTGTGTCGGGCCAGAAATTTTGACGATGGCTAACCTTATTGCCTATGGACTAGGCGTGACGATCATGCCGCAAGACATGGTTACGCTTCTAGAACCAAAAAAAGTTGTCGCGATCGACATCGCCAACGAACAACTCGAAAGTTCCATTTCCGCCGTATGGCACGGCGCAAGTTATTTTCCTCCTGCTATGCACGGCTTGTTACAAATGCTAAATGACACTGACGATAGCACCCCGATGACAGCGGATAACACGTAA
- a CDS encoding acyl-CoA dehydrogenase family protein, whose protein sequence is MALQTEVQKGGQFLIGSPEVEQVFTPEDFTEEHQMIAKTTADFVEKDVRPVLEEIEAHDFSHSVRLLKQAGELGLLGADVAEAHGGVGLDKISSALITENMAGGRSFGLSHGAHVGIGTLPIVFFGNEKQKQQYLPKLASGEWIAAYALTEPESGSDALGAKTTAKLSADGTKYILNGQKQWITNSAFADVFVVYAKVDGDKFTAFIVEKTFPGVSTGPEEKKMGIKGSSTRTLNLEDAEVPVENVLGEIGRGHVIAFNILNVGRYKLAVGCVGSSKRVLELSTKYAKERKQFKTPIASFPLIQQKLADMAIKTYAVESMVYRTGGLFENSLGQVSADDGQAIAKAIADYAIECSMNKVFGSEVLDAIVDEGVQIHGGYGFMQEYEVENAYRDSRINRIFEGTNEINRLLIPGTIMRKVMKGELPLLQEAQSLQEELLTFMPPMFDDPDTLEIEGHLIEMTRKIALMTAGLAVEKYAEKLEREQELLSDIADLVTALFAMEGCYLRAQKAIQTVGLEKASLHVDYTSAFVYDTFEEVEMKARGILAALEEGDMLRAQLAVLKKLTRYTPINKVALKRRIAAVIIEEEAYVCSK, encoded by the coding sequence ATGGCGTTACAGACAGAAGTACAAAAAGGCGGCCAATTTCTTATCGGCTCACCGGAAGTCGAGCAAGTGTTTACGCCGGAAGACTTTACCGAAGAGCACCAGATGATCGCCAAAACGACGGCCGATTTCGTGGAGAAAGATGTGCGCCCCGTGCTGGAAGAAATCGAAGCACACGATTTTTCACACAGCGTACGCTTACTGAAACAGGCGGGTGAACTCGGCTTGCTCGGCGCCGACGTCGCCGAAGCACACGGCGGCGTCGGACTCGATAAAATTAGTTCCGCGCTCATTACGGAAAATATGGCTGGCGGGCGCTCGTTCGGCCTCAGTCACGGCGCGCACGTCGGAATCGGGACGTTGCCGATCGTTTTCTTCGGCAACGAGAAACAAAAGCAGCAGTACTTGCCGAAGCTGGCGAGTGGGGAATGGATTGCCGCTTACGCCTTGACCGAACCGGAGTCCGGCTCCGACGCACTCGGCGCCAAGACGACGGCGAAGCTAAGTGCAGATGGCACGAAATATATTTTAAACGGGCAAAAGCAGTGGATTACGAACTCTGCCTTTGCCGACGTGTTCGTCGTGTACGCGAAAGTTGACGGCGACAAGTTTACTGCCTTTATCGTCGAAAAAACGTTCCCCGGCGTCTCGACCGGTCCGGAAGAAAAGAAGATGGGCATTAAAGGATCGTCGACGCGTACGCTCAACCTGGAGGACGCCGAAGTGCCTGTGGAAAACGTGCTCGGGGAAATCGGACGCGGTCACGTCATCGCCTTCAACATTTTGAACGTCGGGCGTTACAAATTAGCGGTGGGGTGTGTCGGATCAAGCAAGCGGGTTCTTGAACTGAGCACGAAATACGCTAAGGAGCGCAAGCAGTTCAAGACGCCGATCGCTAGCTTCCCGCTCATTCAACAAAAGTTAGCGGACATGGCGATTAAGACGTACGCCGTAGAAAGTATGGTTTATCGCACAGGCGGCTTATTCGAAAACTCGCTCGGTCAAGTGTCAGCTGACGACGGGCAAGCAATTGCGAAGGCGATTGCCGACTATGCGATTGAATGCTCGATGAACAAAGTATTCGGTTCCGAAGTGCTGGATGCGATCGTCGACGAAGGCGTGCAAATTCACGGCGGTTACGGCTTCATGCAAGAGTACGAAGTGGAAAATGCGTACCGCGACTCGCGCATCAACCGCATTTTCGAAGGGACGAACGAAATAAACCGCTTGCTGATCCCGGGCACGATCATGCGTAAAGTGATGAAGGGCGAGCTGCCGCTGCTGCAAGAGGCGCAGTCGTTGCAAGAAGAGCTCTTGACGTTCATGCCGCCGATGTTTGACGATCCGGACACGCTGGAAATCGAGGGGCACTTAATCGAAATGACGCGCAAAATCGCACTCATGACAGCCGGTTTAGCTGTCGAAAAGTACGCCGAGAAGCTGGAGCGCGAACAGGAGCTGCTAAGCGACATCGCCGATCTCGTTACCGCTTTGTTCGCGATGGAAGGCTGCTATTTACGGGCGCAAAAGGCCATTCAAACCGTCGGGCTGGAGAAGGCGTCGCTGCACGTCGATTACACGTCGGCGTTCGTGTACGACACGTTTGAAGAGGTTGAAATGAAAGCGCGCGGGATCCTTGCGGCGCTAGAAGAGGGCGACATGTTGCGTGCCCAACTCGCCGTGCTGAAAAAGTTAACGCGCTACACGCCGATTAACAAAGTCGCCTTGAAGCGTCGCATCGCAGCTGTCATTATCGAGGAAGAAGCGTACGTCTGCAGTAAATAG
- a CDS encoding indolepyruvate ferredoxin oxidoreductase subunit alpha, whose protein sequence is MAYIITSPCIGEKHGDCVDECPVDAIHEGEEQFFIDPDVCIDCGACEPVCPVEAIYQDEFVPEDEQEFIEKNAEFFR, encoded by the coding sequence ATGGCCTACATCATTACGTCCCCGTGTATCGGTGAAAAGCATGGCGATTGCGTCGACGAATGCCCAGTAGACGCAATTCACGAAGGTGAAGAGCAGTTTTTTATCGATCCAGACGTCTGCATCGATTGCGGTGCGTGTGAACCGGTATGTCCGGTAGAAGCGATTTATCAAGATGAGTTCGTGCCAGAAGACGAGCAGGAATTCATCGAGAAAAATGCCGAGTTCTTCCGGTAA
- a CDS encoding acetyl-CoA C-acyltransferase — MREAVIVAGVRSAVGKARRGSLKDTRPDDYGAEVVKALLARVPEVAPEEIDDLYLGCAFPEGEQGMNVGRIIGQRAGLPVEVSGVTMNRFCASGLQTIGMAAASITSGFADIIVAGGVESMTMVPMGGNKPAPNPYLMDNYPEVYMSMGHTAEEVARQYGVTREEQDEFAVASHQKAYAAIQAGRFKDEIAPLRVKVKQYSEDKGLQVTEKVFDTDEGVRPDTTLDVLASLRPAFLQTGTVTAGNSSQMSDGAAAVMVMSAEKAQQLGLKPLAVFRSFAVGGVAPDVMGIGPVAAVPKALKTAGLTLDQIDLIELNEAFASQSIQVIRALEMDPARVNVNGGAIALGHPLGCSGAKLTVTLLHELKRRGGKYGLVTMCIGGGMGAAGVLEMVS; from the coding sequence ATGAGAGAAGCGGTAATTGTCGCTGGTGTGCGCAGTGCAGTAGGCAAGGCGCGACGCGGCAGCTTAAAAGATACGCGCCCGGACGACTACGGGGCAGAAGTGGTGAAAGCGCTCCTCGCGCGCGTACCGGAAGTCGCTCCGGAAGAAATTGACGACTTATATCTCGGCTGTGCCTTTCCCGAAGGGGAACAAGGGATGAACGTCGGGAGAATTATCGGTCAGCGGGCAGGGCTCCCGGTAGAAGTGTCAGGCGTGACGATGAACCGGTTCTGTGCATCCGGTTTACAGACGATCGGGATGGCGGCGGCAAGCATAACCTCTGGGTTTGCCGACATCATCGTCGCCGGCGGCGTCGAAAGTATGACAATGGTGCCGATGGGCGGCAATAAACCGGCCCCGAACCCGTATTTGATGGACAACTATCCCGAAGTGTACATGTCGATGGGGCATACCGCGGAGGAAGTCGCGCGGCAGTACGGCGTAACCCGCGAAGAACAAGATGAGTTCGCCGTCGCCAGTCATCAGAAAGCGTATGCGGCAATTCAAGCGGGACGCTTTAAGGACGAAATTGCGCCGCTCCGCGTGAAGGTGAAGCAGTACTCGGAAGACAAAGGATTGCAAGTGACGGAGAAAGTGTTTGACACAGACGAAGGGGTGCGTCCGGACACGACGTTAGACGTGCTCGCCTCGCTCCGACCCGCCTTTTTGCAAACCGGCACTGTCACCGCGGGGAACTCGTCGCAAATGAGTGACGGTGCAGCGGCCGTCATGGTCATGTCGGCCGAAAAGGCGCAGCAACTAGGCTTGAAACCACTTGCTGTGTTCCGCTCCTTCGCCGTCGGGGGCGTCGCACCGGACGTAATGGGCATCGGCCCAGTTGCCGCCGTGCCGAAAGCGTTAAAGACGGCCGGTCTCACCCTCGATCAAATCGACTTGATCGAACTGAACGAAGCGTTTGCTTCCCAATCGATTCAAGTGATCCGCGCGTTGGAAATGGATCCGGCGCGGGTGAACGTGAACGGTGGCGCGATCGCGCTCGGACACCCACTCGGCTGCAGCGGCGCGAAGCTAACGGTGACGTTGCTGCACGAACTAAAACGGCGCGGGGGCAAGTACGGCCTCGTGACGATGTGTATCGGCGGCGGTATGGGCGCTGCGGGTGTACTAGAAATGGTGTCCTAG
- a CDS encoding DegV family protein, whose amino-acid sequence MGKIKVVTDSTVDMSNELIRKLGVEVVPLSVYIDGKCYLDGVDLSPSEFIQKMNEAHELPKSSQPSVGAFLQLYDRLGEEGYDVLSIHMTSGMSGTVNAAKHAAAMSKANVTVVDSRFISKALSFQVIEAAVLAQEGKSIEEIVNRLETIRLQTRLFVVVEKLDNLVKGGRIGKGKALIGSLLNIKPIASLEGGVYNPVAKVRTHTQVVKYLTKKLTEDAMGKTIKKIGIAHAEASELVSKLKQAIVQATGFDLIEIEVTTPIISTHTGAGAIGFMYYAE is encoded by the coding sequence TTGGGCAAAATTAAAGTCGTCACTGATTCAACGGTAGATATGTCGAATGAGTTAATTAGAAAGTTGGGTGTCGAGGTCGTCCCTTTATCCGTATACATCGATGGAAAGTGTTATCTCGATGGCGTCGATCTATCACCAAGCGAGTTTATTCAAAAGATGAATGAAGCTCACGAGCTTCCAAAAAGCTCCCAGCCTTCCGTTGGCGCTTTCTTACAATTGTATGACCGCTTAGGCGAAGAAGGGTATGACGTCCTATCGATTCATATGACCAGTGGCATGAGCGGGACAGTGAATGCTGCCAAGCATGCCGCCGCTATGTCCAAAGCAAACGTGACGGTAGTCGATTCTCGCTTCATTTCCAAAGCGTTATCGTTTCAAGTAATAGAAGCGGCCGTTTTAGCGCAGGAAGGAAAAAGCATCGAAGAGATTGTAAACAGATTGGAAACGATTCGATTACAAACGAGACTTTTCGTCGTCGTCGAAAAACTAGATAACTTAGTAAAAGGCGGGAGAATTGGCAAGGGGAAAGCCCTTATTGGTTCACTATTAAATATTAAGCCGATCGCCTCCTTAGAGGGCGGTGTATACAACCCGGTAGCTAAAGTAAGGACCCACACGCAAGTCGTGAAGTATTTGACGAAAAAACTGACGGAAGATGCGATGGGAAAAACGATTAAGAAAATAGGCATTGCCCACGCTGAAGCTTCGGAACTCGTATCTAAGTTAAAACAGGCAATTGTGCAAGCAACCGGTTTTGATCTTATAGAAATAGAGGTAACGACACCAATTATTAGTACCCATACGGGTGCCGGGGCGATCGGCTTTATGTATTATGCGGAGTAA
- a CDS encoding RluA family pseudouridine synthase — MSDRSDMYGARYDRLSICGPSDRGDAFEQPSKFDRRGESDFSFTVDAAEEGKLLQRVLQSRFRFSRRFLRRLKQTGAVTVNGDIVYFTSRVRTGDVVRVRMPADDVPHLPPEPVPLDILHEDSDILVLNKQGGVVVHPTKNYAHGTLANGVVAHWQARGENRLVRPVNRLDKQTTGVLVVAKHAYAHDFIAKQLHTKASEREYRALVLGLVAEGSGTVSLPLARSTENLSRRIVAADGKRAVTHYDVLARFPRDGATYVALRLETGRTHQIRVHMQALGHPLIGDAMYGDESENRRLIIPRQALHAVSLRFTHPRTRIPVQFSAPLPPDMRHLLDSLS; from the coding sequence ATGTCAGATCGATCCGATATGTACGGTGCACGATACGATAGACTTAGCATATGTGGCCCATCCGATCGGGGCGACGCTTTTGAACAGCCTAGTAAGTTCGATCGACGAGGTGAGTCCGATTTTTCTTTTACGGTTGACGCCGCTGAAGAGGGAAAGCTCCTGCAACGGGTGTTACAGAGCCGCTTTCGCTTTTCGCGGCGCTTTTTAAGGCGATTAAAGCAAACGGGCGCAGTCACGGTGAACGGCGACATTGTCTATTTCACATCGCGCGTGCGGACGGGTGACGTCGTGCGCGTGCGGATGCCGGCGGACGATGTCCCACACCTACCGCCCGAACCGGTGCCGCTCGACATTTTACACGAAGACAGCGACATTCTCGTACTTAACAAGCAAGGGGGCGTCGTCGTCCACCCGACGAAAAATTATGCGCACGGGACGTTGGCGAACGGCGTCGTCGCCCATTGGCAGGCGCGGGGGGAGAACCGCCTCGTCCGCCCTGTCAACCGACTAGACAAGCAGACGACGGGCGTGTTAGTCGTCGCCAAACACGCGTATGCGCACGACTTTATTGCGAAGCAGTTGCACACGAAGGCGAGTGAGCGCGAATATCGCGCGCTCGTGCTCGGGCTCGTCGCGGAGGGCAGCGGGACTGTATCCTTACCGCTTGCCCGCAGTACGGAAAACTTAAGTCGCCGTATCGTCGCTGCGGACGGCAAGCGAGCCGTGACACATTACGACGTACTCGCACGCTTCCCCCGCGACGGGGCGACGTACGTGGCGTTGCGGCTAGAAACAGGGCGTACACACCAAATTCGCGTGCACATGCAGGCGCTCGGACACCCGCTCATCGGCGACGCGATGTACGGGGACGAAAGCGAGAACCGCCGCTTGATCATCCCCCGCCAAGCACTGCACGCGGTGTCGCTTCGCTTTACTCACCCGCGGACGCGCATCCCTGTACAGTTCTCGGCGCCGTTGCCGCCAGATATGCGCCACTTACTCGACTCGTTGTCATAG
- a CDS encoding 3-hydroxyacyl-CoA dehydrogenase/enoyl-CoA hydratase family protein has product MLRDIRQAAVLGAGVMGAAIAAHLANCGIDCYLFDIVPRELTGEEEQQGKTLNDPEVRNRFALRALKRLQKEKPSPIYTKGTLERITVGNFDDDLDKLAKVDWIIEAVVEDLSIKRQLLNRVENVWQRGTVVSSNTSGISITQMVEQCSPEFQKHFMGTHFFNPPRYMKLLEVIPTEATDRDLVQFMSDFGRNKLGKGVVMAKDTPNFIANRIGVYGLLATYREMAASGLTPEQVDAITGPALGRPKSATFRTLDLVGLDTFVHVADNVRHNVDDKEEQEAFDVPAKLRQLVEKGWLGEKSGQGFYRKIKGKGGSTILSLNLETMDYQPREKLRARSLEAAKRAKTLPDKLKTLLYAEDVAGKFAWNITKRVLLYSAAKVPEIADDIADVDLAMKWGFNWKLGPFEMWDALGVERAVERMRAEGETIPAWVEDMLESGRTSFYERIDGQPTVFTRSGDVREVVADPRAISLAELKTAGKLIKGNRGASLIDIGDDVVCLEFHSPKNAIATDIVAMMNTAVKEVAANYRGLVIGNHGSNFCVGANLMMILMEAQDDNWTEIEWVVRQFQDATMALKACPRPVVAAPFAMTLGGGAEVCFPADRVQAAAETYMGLVEVGVGLIPGGGGTKEMLIRYTDGTGKPNAVGLQGQLNQAFERIAMAQVSTSAAHARELGYLRPQDRITVNGDYLLFDAKQSVLELDAAGYEAKGAGLVPVLGESGYNTLKLGAYGMLKSGYISEHDYKIASKLAYVLAGGDVPEGTYVTEQYLLDLEREAFLSLVGEPKSQARMQHMLTKNKPLRN; this is encoded by the coding sequence ATGTTGCGCGATATTCGACAAGCGGCGGTGCTCGGAGCCGGGGTAATGGGAGCGGCAATTGCTGCTCACTTAGCGAATTGTGGGATCGATTGTTATTTGTTCGATATCGTTCCGCGCGAGTTGACGGGGGAAGAGGAGCAGCAAGGGAAGACGCTGAACGATCCAGAGGTGCGCAACCGATTTGCACTGCGGGCGTTAAAGCGATTGCAGAAGGAAAAACCTTCACCGATTTATACGAAAGGGACTCTCGAGCGTATCACCGTCGGCAACTTTGACGACGATTTAGACAAGTTGGCTAAAGTCGACTGGATCATTGAAGCAGTTGTGGAAGATTTAAGTATTAAGCGGCAACTACTCAACCGGGTAGAAAACGTGTGGCAGCGGGGGACGGTTGTCAGTTCGAACACGTCCGGCATTTCCATTACACAAATGGTTGAACAGTGTTCACCCGAGTTTCAAAAGCATTTCATGGGGACGCATTTCTTTAATCCACCGCGCTACATGAAATTGCTCGAAGTCATTCCGACGGAAGCGACCGATCGCGATCTCGTCCAATTTATGAGCGATTTTGGCCGGAACAAACTTGGGAAAGGCGTCGTCATGGCGAAAGATACACCGAACTTTATCGCCAACCGCATCGGCGTTTACGGGTTACTCGCGACGTATCGCGAAATGGCCGCGAGCGGTTTAACGCCGGAACAAGTCGATGCGATTACTGGTCCGGCGCTCGGGCGGCCCAAAAGCGCGACGTTCCGCACGTTAGATTTAGTTGGGTTGGACACGTTTGTCCACGTTGCAGACAACGTGCGGCACAACGTGGATGATAAGGAAGAGCAAGAGGCATTTGACGTACCGGCGAAACTTAGGCAGCTCGTGGAAAAAGGCTGGCTCGGTGAAAAGAGCGGGCAAGGGTTTTACCGCAAAATTAAAGGTAAGGGCGGTAGTACGATTTTGAGTCTCAATTTAGAGACGATGGACTACCAACCGCGGGAAAAACTGCGCGCGAGGTCGCTCGAAGCGGCCAAACGGGCCAAGACGCTCCCGGACAAACTGAAGACTCTTTTATACGCTGAAGACGTCGCTGGCAAATTCGCTTGGAACATTACGAAGCGCGTGCTGTTGTACAGTGCGGCGAAAGTACCAGAAATTGCCGACGACATCGCCGACGTCGATTTGGCGATGAAGTGGGGCTTCAACTGGAAGCTCGGGCCGTTTGAAATGTGGGATGCGCTCGGCGTCGAACGCGCGGTCGAGCGGATGCGTGCGGAAGGTGAGACGATCCCCGCGTGGGTCGAGGATATGCTCGAAAGTGGTCGCACCAGTTTTTACGAACGCATTGACGGTCAACCGACAGTGTTTACGCGCTCGGGGGACGTGCGCGAAGTGGTAGCCGATCCACGTGCCATTTCCCTCGCCGAGTTAAAAACGGCCGGAAAGCTCATTAAAGGCAACCGCGGCGCGAGCTTGATCGATATCGGAGACGATGTCGTCTGCTTAGAATTCCATTCGCCGAAAAATGCGATCGCTACCGATATAGTCGCGATGATGAACACGGCAGTGAAAGAAGTCGCCGCCAATTACCGTGGACTCGTTATCGGTAACCACGGCAGTAACTTTTGCGTCGGGGCGAACTTAATGATGATATTGATGGAAGCGCAAGACGACAACTGGACGGAAATTGAATGGGTCGTACGCCAATTCCAAGATGCGACGATGGCGTTGAAAGCGTGTCCGCGTCCGGTCGTCGCGGCGCCGTTCGCGATGACGCTCGGCGGCGGGGCAGAAGTGTGCTTCCCGGCAGATCGCGTACAGGCAGCGGCAGAAACGTACATGGGCCTCGTCGAGGTCGGTGTCGGTCTCATTCCTGGCGGCGGCGGAACGAAAGAAATGCTCATCCGCTATACGGACGGGACTGGCAAGCCAAACGCGGTCGGGCTGCAGGGGCAATTGAATCAGGCTTTCGAGCGAATTGCGATGGCACAAGTGTCGACGAGTGCAGCACACGCGCGGGAGCTCGGCTATTTGCGGCCGCAAGACCGGATTACCGTAAACGGTGACTACTTGCTGTTCGACGCTAAACAGTCCGTGCTCGAACTGGATGCAGCCGGCTACGAAGCGAAAGGGGCGGGACTCGTACCTGTCCTCGGGGAGAGCGGTTATAATACGTTGAAATTGGGCGCTTACGGCATGTTGAAGTCGGGCTACATTAGCGAACACGATTACAAAATCGCCTCTAAACTAGCGTACGTACTCGCTGGTGGGGACGTGCCGGAAGGGACGTACGTCACGGAACAGTACTTGCTCGACTTAGAGCGGGAAGCGTTCTTAAGTTTAGTCGGCGAGCCGAAGTCGCAGGCGCGCATGCAGCATATGTTGACGAAGAACAAACCACTGAGGAACTAA